The Opitutales bacterium ASA1 genome window below encodes:
- a CDS encoding ATP-binding protein, with protein MGAALDSRGVLHLANLTAIIEYDGATWRHRETPAHVNSIYGVGIGEDDVPYFGMGGELGRLVDDGNGGRRFESLREAIPAELRDDGQAYRKVLATPRGVFFQGTDVLLCWREGRFEGWRFESPRPITVHWSGSAVFVSVVGRGLLRLGDEGEWVTECVEAPVVEGIVWSVSDLPEGGLLLSTMREGILRWRDGVLESFLEAEAQAYVVNARVIESARLPDGRVAFASVRGGLIVLDTATRVVQVIDADNGLRTPLVARVVPDAEGGLWCLMENGVSRLEISTPITFYDERAGLRSTSTSGFVRHEGVAYLGTLRGVLRLRPAQAIDDHARWEAIEGAEGQVFTMLDQSSGVLAGADATVVQIRGGVARQVFAAGSLVYLLQASRRDPDVVYVGTRYGLAALRWREGAWVEEGFLPELDYAVRSLWEDPETGLLWCGSIIHGATRIEGAGRGERWWDGAAFTRHGPEAGLPEGRAMVEDDGTGPVFATADGLYRFDEYSGRFVRAADSAARPRLDGAWEWSASASDAAGNRWGDIVPIGGGESRFGWQPAGGDWTELSASHLEPAGDRVFLHVEEDTAAKILWVGGSEGLVRWDLAASTPDAPTGPAAVLVRRVTVGEAPAWLRGGTRERQVLELPFDPGRMRFEFAAPGYDLDARPMFSTLLEGFESGWSEWSRETSREFSFLPEGRYSFRVRARAAAGEVRFAEPVAIVVAPPWYRTLWSFAGYVVSGGLVVVGFVRWRGRALRRRNEQLETIVAERTEQLRAARDEADRANRAKSSFLANMSHELRTPLNGILGYTQILLRDPGLDARNRQRLGVLEASGEHLLRLINEVLDLSKIEAGRLELHPVESDVRGIVQAVAETFRPRVDAKGLVLEVELGSDVPERVLVDEQKLGQVLFNLVGNAVKFTERGGVTVRASRVAGAAMRFEVVDTGVGIPAEQQAAIFEPFRQVEGVSAAPGSEGTGLGLTICARIVALMGGKLEVASEPGKGSRFWFDVRLPEAASVSATALASADRVHPIRGYTGERRRVLVVDDVPTNREIVREMLEPLGFVVSTASDGGAALAAVERAHPDLVLMDLRMAPMSGVEAVARLRGDERWSGMKIVSFSASTIGFSREDAARVGCDDHLAKPFREEELLALLQRHLGLEWVREATDDVGATVRIEPSADQVRELLGHARRGDATGLRRHLRRLVDSEPRFEGFVAEMEALANSYRMQEIRNRLERIARDANGER; from the coding sequence ATGGGGGCGGCGCTCGACTCGCGCGGCGTGCTGCATCTCGCGAACCTGACCGCCATCATCGAGTACGACGGCGCGACGTGGAGGCATCGGGAGACGCCGGCTCACGTCAACTCCATCTACGGCGTGGGCATCGGCGAGGACGACGTGCCGTACTTCGGTATGGGTGGGGAGTTGGGGCGGCTCGTCGACGACGGCAACGGAGGACGCCGCTTCGAGTCGTTGCGGGAGGCGATCCCGGCGGAGTTGCGCGACGACGGCCAAGCGTATCGCAAGGTTCTCGCGACGCCTCGCGGGGTCTTCTTTCAGGGCACGGACGTCCTGCTCTGTTGGCGGGAGGGTCGTTTCGAGGGGTGGCGTTTCGAGAGCCCGCGGCCGATCACGGTGCACTGGTCCGGCTCGGCGGTGTTCGTGAGCGTCGTCGGGCGTGGGTTGCTGCGGCTCGGCGACGAGGGGGAATGGGTGACGGAGTGCGTCGAAGCGCCGGTCGTCGAAGGGATCGTGTGGTCGGTGTCGGACCTGCCGGAAGGCGGGCTGCTGCTCTCGACCATGCGGGAAGGAATCCTGCGTTGGCGCGACGGCGTGTTGGAGAGTTTTCTCGAGGCGGAAGCGCAGGCCTACGTGGTGAACGCGCGCGTGATCGAGAGCGCGCGACTACCCGACGGGCGTGTGGCCTTCGCCTCGGTCCGGGGTGGTTTGATTGTCTTGGATACGGCGACTCGGGTCGTGCAGGTGATCGACGCGGACAACGGACTGCGGACCCCGCTCGTGGCGCGCGTCGTGCCGGACGCGGAAGGAGGCCTTTGGTGCCTGATGGAAAACGGGGTCTCGCGGCTGGAGATTTCGACTCCGATCACGTTCTACGACGAGCGCGCGGGTCTGCGCAGTACGAGCACCTCGGGCTTCGTCCGGCACGAGGGTGTGGCCTACTTGGGCACCTTGCGTGGTGTGCTGCGGCTGCGGCCGGCGCAAGCGATCGACGACCACGCGCGGTGGGAGGCGATCGAGGGGGCGGAGGGGCAAGTGTTCACCATGCTCGATCAATCGTCGGGCGTGTTGGCCGGGGCGGATGCCACCGTCGTGCAGATTCGCGGCGGTGTCGCCCGGCAGGTGTTCGCGGCGGGCTCGCTCGTTTACCTCCTGCAGGCGTCGAGGCGGGATCCCGATGTCGTGTATGTGGGAACTCGATACGGACTGGCGGCTCTGCGGTGGCGCGAAGGGGCTTGGGTGGAGGAGGGGTTCTTGCCGGAGTTGGACTACGCGGTGCGTTCGCTGTGGGAAGATCCGGAGACGGGCCTGCTGTGGTGCGGATCGATCATCCACGGGGCGACGCGGATCGAAGGCGCGGGGCGGGGCGAGCGTTGGTGGGACGGTGCGGCCTTCACCCGACACGGTCCGGAGGCGGGCTTGCCGGAAGGCCGGGCGATGGTGGAGGACGACGGCACGGGACCGGTCTTCGCGACTGCGGACGGTTTGTATCGGTTCGACGAATACAGTGGGCGTTTCGTGCGCGCGGCCGACAGTGCGGCGCGGCCACGGCTGGACGGTGCGTGGGAGTGGTCGGCTTCGGCGAGCGACGCAGCGGGGAATCGCTGGGGCGACATCGTGCCGATCGGTGGCGGCGAGTCGCGGTTCGGGTGGCAGCCTGCGGGCGGGGACTGGACGGAGTTGTCGGCGAGCCATCTCGAGCCGGCGGGTGACCGGGTGTTCTTGCACGTGGAGGAGGACACTGCGGCCAAGATCCTGTGGGTGGGCGGTTCGGAGGGGCTCGTGCGGTGGGATCTCGCTGCGTCGACGCCCGATGCGCCGACCGGTCCCGCGGCGGTGCTGGTGCGGCGCGTGACGGTGGGCGAAGCTCCTGCTTGGTTGCGTGGGGGCACGCGCGAACGTCAGGTGTTGGAGCTGCCGTTCGATCCCGGGCGGATGCGGTTCGAGTTCGCGGCGCCGGGCTACGATCTGGATGCGCGACCGATGTTTTCGACGCTGCTGGAGGGATTCGAGTCGGGTTGGTCGGAGTGGTCGCGGGAGACCTCGCGGGAGTTCAGTTTTCTGCCGGAGGGGCGGTACTCGTTTCGGGTGCGGGCTCGTGCTGCGGCCGGGGAGGTGCGGTTTGCGGAGCCGGTGGCGATCGTCGTCGCGCCGCCGTGGTATCGGACCTTGTGGAGCTTCGCCGGCTACGTCGTGTCCGGGGGGCTGGTAGTCGTCGGGTTCGTGCGGTGGCGGGGGCGGGCCTTGCGGCGGCGCAACGAACAACTGGAGACGATCGTGGCGGAGCGGACCGAACAATTGCGTGCGGCACGGGACGAGGCGGACCGCGCGAACCGCGCGAAGAGTTCTTTTCTCGCCAACATGAGCCATGAATTGCGGACGCCGTTGAACGGCATCCTCGGATACACGCAGATCCTGCTGCGGGATCCCGGGCTGGATGCGCGCAACCGGCAGCGGCTCGGTGTGTTGGAGGCGAGCGGCGAGCATCTGCTGCGGTTGATCAACGAAGTGCTCGACCTCTCCAAAATCGAGGCGGGCAGGCTGGAGCTGCATCCGGTGGAGAGCGACGTGCGGGGCATCGTGCAGGCGGTGGCGGAGACCTTCCGACCGAGAGTCGATGCGAAGGGGTTGGTGCTCGAGGTCGAACTCGGGTCGGACGTGCCCGAGCGCGTGCTGGTGGACGAGCAGAAGCTCGGGCAGGTGTTGTTCAACCTCGTGGGCAACGCGGTGAAGTTCACCGAGCGCGGCGGCGTGACCGTGCGCGCGAGCCGCGTGGCCGGGGCCGCGATGCGCTTCGAGGTAGTCGACACGGGCGTCGGCATTCCGGCGGAGCAGCAGGCGGCGATCTTCGAACCATTCCGCCAAGTCGAGGGTGTGAGCGCGGCGCCCGGGAGCGAAGGCACGGGACTGGGGCTGACCATCTGCGCGCGGATCGTGGCCTTGATGGGTGGTAAATTGGAGGTCGCGAGCGAACCAGGGAAGGGGAGCCGGTTCTGGTTCGACGTGAGATTGCCGGAGGCGGCGAGCGTATCGGCCACGGCGCTCGCGAGTGCGGACCGGGTGCATCCAATTCGTGGATACACGGGAGAGCGGCGTCGAGTGCTCGTGGTCGACGACGTCCCGACCAATCGGGAGATCGTGCGCGAGATGCTCGAGCCGCTCGGCTTCGTGGTGTCGACGGCGAGCGACGGCGGTGCCGCGCTCGCGGCGGTGGAGCGTGCGCATCCGGATCTCGTCTTGATGGATCTGCGCATGGCACCGATGAGCGGGGTGGAGGCGGTGGCGCGTCTGCGCGGCGACGAGCGTTGGAGCGGGATGAAGATCGTGTCCTTCTCCGCCAGCACGATCGGGTTCTCGCGGGAGGACGCGGCGCGGGTGGGCTGCGACGATCATCTCGCGA
- a CDS encoding DUF2721 domain-containing protein, with translation MQLPAQDSILPLIQLSITPVILVSGLGALVISMTARMGRIVDRTRHLAGAACQASDAERAHIEHQLRIMFRRAKLMRLAMTLVVGSMFVSGLLIMLIFLSALSGFDFAAGILGVFLVSVVLMLGGLGAFVADLWVSLAALDSDVRRALGPDAATIRLF, from the coding sequence ATGCAACTGCCCGCGCAGGACTCGATCCTTCCGCTCATCCAGCTCTCGATCACGCCCGTCATCCTCGTCTCCGGTCTCGGCGCGCTCGTCATCTCCATGACCGCCCGCATGGGCCGCATCGTCGATCGCACCCGGCATCTCGCCGGCGCGGCCTGTCAGGCTTCGGACGCCGAACGGGCGCACATCGAGCATCAGCTCCGCATCATGTTTCGGCGCGCGAAGTTGATGCGCCTCGCGATGACGCTCGTCGTCGGCAGCATGTTCGTCTCCGGCCTGCTCATCATGCTCATCTTCTTGAGCGCCTTGAGCGGCTTCGACTTCGCGGCCGGCATCCTCGGCGTGTTCCTCGTCAGCGTGGTGCTGATGCTCGGCGGCCTCGGAGCCTTCGTCGCCGACCTCTGGGTCTCGCTCGCCGCGCTCGACTCCGACGTGCGGCGCGCCCTCGGTCCGGACGCGGCGACGATCCGCCTGTTTTGA
- a CDS encoding PstS family phosphate ABC transporter substrate-binding protein gives MKQALVLAAALVAVSASALSAQKIVIKGSDTLGAKLVPMLAEEYKATRPGINFEIAAEGSTTGIAAIIDGTAQIGMSSRKARPTEMSAALAKGVKMKGIVVSFDGLAVIVNQNNPVKALTRRQVEQIFTGDITDWSAIGGSPGRISIYTRNTSSGTYSDFKDLAMKKRDYAPSSQKMAGNEQIASEVAKNPSGIGYVGLAYINDPGIHVVSIDGAMPNKAAVHDESYPYARPNYFYTNGELTGEAATFVEFVLGEKGQEMVEKVGFVPIR, from the coding sequence ATGAAGCAAGCACTCGTCCTCGCCGCGGCGCTCGTCGCCGTGTCCGCCTCCGCACTCTCCGCGCAGAAAATCGTGATCAAGGGTTCCGACACCCTCGGCGCGAAGCTCGTGCCCATGCTGGCCGAGGAATACAAAGCCACCCGGCCCGGCATCAACTTCGAGATCGCCGCCGAAGGCTCCACCACCGGGATCGCCGCGATCATCGACGGCACGGCCCAGATCGGCATGTCGTCCCGCAAAGCTCGGCCCACCGAGATGTCCGCCGCCCTCGCCAAGGGAGTGAAGATGAAGGGCATCGTCGTTTCGTTCGACGGACTCGCCGTGATCGTGAACCAGAACAACCCCGTGAAGGCCCTCACCCGCCGCCAAGTGGAACAGATTTTCACCGGCGACATCACCGACTGGTCCGCCATCGGCGGTTCGCCCGGCCGCATCTCGATCTACACCCGCAACACGTCCTCCGGCACGTATTCGGATTTCAAGGACCTCGCGATGAAGAAGCGCGATTACGCCCCCTCGTCGCAGAAGATGGCCGGCAACGAACAGATCGCCTCCGAGGTCGCCAAGAACCCCTCCGGCATCGGTTACGTCGGTCTTGCCTACATCAACGACCCCGGCATCCACGTCGTCTCGATCGACGGCGCCATGCCGAACAAGGCCGCGGTTCACGACGAGTCCTATCCTTACGCCCGCCCGAACTATTTCTACACGAACGGCGAACTCACCGGCGAGGCGGCCACGTTCGTCGAGTTCGTGCTCGGCGAGAAGGGCCAGGAGATGGTCGAAAAGGTCGGTTTCGTGCCGATCCGCTGA
- the pstB_1 gene encoding phosphate ABC transporter ATP-binding protein PstB: MHAMPDQASSSRHATAENAGSETPARPTPRTDADGEAAAGRSLIEIDHVDFSYGSNQTLHDVSLEIEAKKVTAFIGPSGCGKSTLLRCLNRMNDLIDGARITRGAIRIHGVDIHRPEVDVIELRKRVGMVFQKSNPFPKSIYDNITYGLRIAGMRDKVKLDEIVEKSLRGAALWDEVKDRLHQSGLGLSGGQQQRLCIARAIAVEPDIILMDEPCSALDPIATAKVEELIHDLKRRFTIVIVTHNMQQAARVSDRTAFFYLGRLIEYDVTQKIFMNPSNPQTEAYVSGRFG; this comes from the coding sequence ATGCACGCCATGCCCGATCAAGCCTCCTCCTCGCGCCACGCCACCGCGGAAAACGCCGGCAGCGAAACGCCTGCGCGGCCGACCCCTCGGACCGACGCCGACGGCGAAGCAGCCGCCGGACGCAGCCTCATCGAGATCGATCACGTCGACTTCAGCTACGGCTCCAACCAGACCCTCCACGACGTCTCCCTCGAGATCGAAGCGAAGAAGGTGACGGCCTTCATCGGCCCCTCCGGCTGCGGCAAGTCCACCCTCCTGCGCTGCCTCAACCGAATGAACGATCTCATCGACGGCGCACGCATCACCCGCGGTGCCATCCGTATCCACGGCGTGGATATCCACCGCCCCGAGGTCGACGTGATCGAGCTGCGCAAACGCGTCGGCATGGTCTTCCAGAAGTCCAACCCCTTCCCCAAGTCGATCTACGACAACATCACCTACGGCCTGCGCATCGCCGGCATGCGCGACAAGGTGAAGCTCGACGAGATCGTCGAAAAGAGCCTCCGCGGCGCCGCCCTCTGGGACGAGGTCAAGGACCGCCTCCACCAGAGCGGACTCGGCCTCTCCGGCGGTCAACAACAGCGCCTCTGCATCGCCCGCGCCATCGCCGTCGAGCCCGACATCATCCTCATGGACGAGCCCTGCTCCGCCCTCGACCCCATCGCCACCGCCAAGGTCGAGGAACTCATCCACGATCTCAAACGCCGGTTCACCATCGTCATCGTCACCCACAACATGCAGCAGGCCGCGCGCGTCTCCGACCGCACCGCCTTCTTCTACCTCGGCCGCCTGATCGAATACGACGTCACCCAGAAGATCTTCATGAACCCCTCCAACCCTCAGACCGAAGCCTACGTCTCCGGACGCTTCGGATGA
- the phoU gene encoding phosphate signaling complex protein PhoU, whose amino-acid sequence MKRFFDSELETLRSDLFHMGERVIDQLRLVLKALAEGDVHLAQVVVDGDNEIDDLEMRIDEEAIRYLSLRAPIATELRVLIMGMKASHNFERAGDEITKIARRIRHIASDAPIKGAEGIIDMGEIAAEMLRAALDCFIQGTEEEALAVCRRDAEVDRMNRKIQEELTEAMTRNPVLVPRAVDLVFVSKAIERVADHATNIAEETIFLMKAKDVRHSADTRRAPVVD is encoded by the coding sequence ATGAAGCGCTTCTTCGACTCCGAACTCGAAACCCTCCGCTCCGACCTCTTCCACATGGGCGAGCGCGTGATCGACCAGCTTCGGCTCGTGCTCAAAGCGCTCGCGGAAGGCGACGTCCACCTCGCTCAAGTCGTCGTCGACGGCGACAACGAGATCGACGACCTCGAGATGCGCATCGACGAAGAGGCCATCCGCTACCTCAGCCTCCGCGCACCCATCGCCACCGAGCTGCGCGTGCTCATCATGGGGATGAAGGCCAGCCACAATTTCGAACGCGCCGGCGACGAGATCACCAAGATCGCCCGCCGCATCCGCCACATCGCTTCCGACGCGCCCATCAAGGGTGCAGAGGGCATCATCGACATGGGCGAGATCGCCGCCGAGATGCTCCGCGCCGCGCTCGACTGCTTCATCCAAGGCACCGAGGAGGAGGCGCTCGCCGTCTGCCGCCGCGACGCCGAAGTCGACCGCATGAACCGCAAGATCCAGGAGGAGTTGACCGAGGCCATGACGCGCAACCCCGTCCTCGTCCCGCGCGCCGTCGACCTCGTCTTCGTCTCCAAGGCCATCGAGCGCGTCGCCGACCACGCCACCAACATCGCGGAAGAAACGATCTTCCTCATGAAAGCCAAGGACGTCCGCCACAGCGCCGATACCCGCCGCGCTCCCGTCGTCGACTGA